A portion of the Candidatus Korarchaeota archaeon NZ13-K genome contains these proteins:
- a CDS encoding ABC transporter permease, translated as RITPGVAPSGPTGFVLLDSLIKGDMMAFFDSVRYLILPSITLGVMLSGPYMRLARNNMIRALDSGFSIAYRARGVREGRIIGYSLRHAMIPIITYTGLQFALLLGGAVLTETTFSWPGIGTYLVEKVFYRDYPAIQAVVIVFAFFVGLISLIVDVIYAYVDPRIRY; from the coding sequence AGGATAACCCCTGGAGTTGCCCCCTCAGGTCCAACCGGATTCGTTTTGCTTGACTCCCTCATAAAGGGTGATATGATGGCTTTCTTTGACTCAGTGAGGTACCTCATACTTCCATCCATAACCCTCGGCGTGATGCTCAGCGGTCCGTACATGAGGCTCGCCAGGAACAACATGATCAGGGCCCTGGACTCCGGCTTCTCCATCGCCTACAGGGCGAGGGGAGTGAGGGAGGGGAGGATAATCGGCTACTCGCTGAGGCATGCGATGATACCGATAATAACCTACACGGGCCTTCAGTTCGCCCTGCTGCTCGGAGGGGCTGTGCTCACCGAAACAACATTCAGCTGGCCCGGAATAGGAACTTACCTGGTTGAGAAGGTCTTCTACAGGGATTATCCTGCCATACAGGCCGTCGTCATAGTTTTCGCCTTCTTCGTCGGCCTGATAAGCCTGATCGTGGATGTGATTTACGCCTACGTGGACCCGAGGATAAGGTACTGA